One Xiphophorus couchianus chromosome 1, X_couchianus-1.0, whole genome shotgun sequence genomic region harbors:
- the LOC114152015 gene encoding protein Wnt-2b-A codes for MLGLRRILGLRAARIHRGGSPGAGLSPGPSSCQNQGASSRMYCACLLLLLLVTPRVDSSWWYIGALGARVICDNIPGLVNKQRQLCQRHPDIMQAIGEGTKEWIRECQHQFRHHRWNCSTLDRDHTVFGRVLLRSSREAAFVYAISSAGVVYALTRACSQGELKLCNCDPLRRGRANDGKGDFDWGGCSDNVNYGIKFAKTFIDAKERPIRDGRALMNLHNNRCGRTAVKRFMNMECKCHGVSGSCTLRTCWMALSDFRKTGDYLRRKYNGAVEVIMNQDGTGFTVANKAFRKATKNDLVYFENSPDYCLQDKAAGSLGTAGRVCNKTSRGTDGCEVMCCGRGYDTTRVMQITKCECKFKWCCAVECKDCEEAVDIHTCKAPKRAEWLDKT; via the exons ATGCTGGGTTTAAGGAGGATTCTCGGCCTCCGTGCAGCTCGGATTCACCGCGGTGGTTCTCCGGGAGCCGGACTCTCACCCGGGCCTTCTTCGTGTCAGAACCAAGGTGCCAGCTCAAGGATGTACTGTGCGtgtctgctgctgttgctgctcgTCACGCCTCGCGTGGACTCTTCTTGGTG GTACATCGGGGCGCTGGGAGCTCGTGTAATCTGTGACAACATCCCCGGCCTTGTGAACAAACAGCGGCAGCTCTGCCAGCGCCACCCAGACATCATGCAGGCCATCGGCGAGGGCACCAAGGAGTGGATCAGAGAGTGCCAACACCAGTTCAGACACCATCGGTGGAACTGCAGCACACTGGACCGTGATCACACCGTCTTTGGACGTGTCTTGCTCCGGa GCAGTCGTGAAGCAGCTTTCGTCTACGCCATCTCCTCAGCGGGAGTCGTGTATGCGCTGACCCGTGCCTGCAGCCAGGGGGAGCTGAAGCTGTGTAACTGCGACCCCCTCCGGCGGGGGCGAGCTAACGACGGAAAAGGAGACTTTGACTGGGGTGGATGCAGCGATAACGTCAACTATGGGATCAAATTTGCCAAAACCTTCATTGATGCCAAAGAGCGACCCATCCGGGATGGTCGGGCACTCATGAACCTCCACAACAACCGCTGTGGCAGAACA GCGGTGAAGCGCTTCATGAACATGGAGTGTAAATGTCATGGCGTGAGCGGCTCCTGCACGCTGCGGACCTGCTGGATGGCCCTATCAGACTTCAGGAAGACGGGGGACTACCTGCGGAGGAAGTACAACGGGGCGGTTGAGGTGATCATGAATCAGGACGGGACAGGCTTCACTGTGGCCAACAAAGCCTTCAGGAAGGCCACCAAGAATGATCTGGTGTACTTTGAGAACTCTCCGGATTATTGCCTCCAAGACAAAGCAGCAG GTTCTCTGGGCACCGCTGGGCGGGTCTGCAACAAGACATCGCGGGGCACGGACGGCTGTGAGGTCATGTGCTGCGGGAGAGGCTACGACACCACCCGAGTCATGCAAATCACAAAGTGTGAGTGCAAGTTCAAATGGTGCTGCGCGGTGGAGTGCAAGGACTGCGAGGAGGCTGTGGACATACACACGTGCAAGGCCCCTAAGCGAGCAGAGTGGTTGGACAAGACCTGA